The Nycticebus coucang isolate mNycCou1 chromosome 8, mNycCou1.pri, whole genome shotgun sequence genome has a window encoding:
- the LOC128591975 gene encoding IQ domain-containing protein F5, translated as MTQASAAVFIQAWWRGTLVRRTLLHAALRVWIIQCWWRQMMLKMLNLRRRAALEFYARQEWAAVRLQSWVRMWHIRQRYCRLLNAVRIIQVYWRWHNCHSRGFIQGHYELKENQLDIQLEISLGSQACKVQQCIPLPIKE; from the coding sequence ATGACGCAAGCATCTGCAGCTGTTTTCATCCAGGCCTGGTGGCGGGGCACACTGGTGCGACGAACACTGTTGCATGCGGCTCTTAGAGTTTGGATCATTCAATGCTGGTGGAGACAGATGATGCTGAAGATGCTGAACTTGAGGCGGAGGGCGGCGCTAGAGTTCTATGCACGGCAAGAATGGGCAGCTGTCAGGCTGCAGTCCTGGGTCCGCATGTGGCACATCCGCCAGCGTTACTGTCGCTTGCTCAATGCTGTGCGCATCATCCAGGTCTATTGGCGCTGGCATAATTGCCATTCCCGTGGCTTTATTCAGGGCCATTATGAACTCAAAGAAAACCAACTCGACATTCAACTTGAAATCTCTCTGGGCTCACAGGCTTGTAAGGTGCAACAATGCATACCCCTTCCAATAAAAGAATGA